In Saccharomonospora marina XMU15, one genomic interval encodes:
- a CDS encoding DUF4097 family beta strand repeat-containing protein encodes MPKFETPEPIIVTLDVSVANVRFVASERTDTVVEVVPTNENEPTDVKAAKQVRVEYSAGALLIKGRNPRPFEYLSTKSWSVDVTVELPEGSQVQADAAVGEFQSTGRLGECRFKSSAGHARLDRTGPLRLNTSAGHVSVEGVAGDAEVTTGTGRIRIGEIHGGATVKNSNGNTDIGSIGGEARVRSANGDIAVERAGSGVEAKTANGSIRIGEVTRGTVVLETSTGDLEIGIGEGVTAWLDAKTSFGQLRNALEETGQPPERTGETVEVRAHTGFGDITIHRV; translated from the coding sequence ATGCCCAAATTCGAAACGCCGGAACCGATCATCGTGACCCTCGATGTCAGCGTCGCCAACGTGCGGTTCGTCGCGAGCGAGCGCACCGACACGGTGGTCGAGGTGGTCCCGACCAACGAGAACGAGCCGACGGATGTGAAGGCGGCCAAGCAGGTGCGCGTCGAGTACTCGGCAGGCGCGCTGCTGATCAAGGGCAGAAACCCTCGCCCGTTCGAGTACCTGTCCACCAAGAGCTGGTCGGTGGATGTGACCGTCGAACTTCCCGAGGGCTCGCAGGTGCAGGCCGACGCGGCCGTCGGTGAGTTCCAGTCGACCGGCAGGCTCGGCGAATGCCGGTTCAAATCCTCGGCGGGCCACGCCCGGCTGGACCGCACCGGGCCGCTACGGCTGAACACCTCCGCCGGGCACGTCTCCGTCGAAGGTGTCGCAGGCGACGCCGAGGTGACCACAGGAACCGGGCGAATTCGGATCGGCGAGATCCACGGCGGTGCCACGGTCAAGAACTCCAACGGCAACACCGACATCGGCTCGATCGGTGGCGAGGCCCGGGTGCGGTCGGCGAACGGCGACATCGCGGTGGAGCGCGCAGGCAGCGGGGTGGAAGCGAAAACCGCCAACGGGTCCATCCGCATCGGTGAGGTCACTCGCGGCACCGTCGTACTCGAGACCTCGACGGGCGACCTGGAAATCGGCATCGGCGAGGGCGTGACGGCGTGGCTGGATGCCAAGACCAGCTTCGGACAGTTGCGCAACGCACTGGAGGAGACGGGGCAGCCGCCGGAACGGACGGGCGAAACGGTGGAAGTGCGCGCGCACACCGGGTTCGGCGACATCACCATACACCGGGTCTGA
- a CDS encoding daunorubicin resistance protein DrrA family ABC transporter ATP-binding protein, with protein MTNKTARPAIAVSGLRKAFGDKVVLDGIDLTVAQGTIFSLLGANGAGKTTMVKILSTLLAATGGHAEVAGHDVASDPDSVRAAIGVTGQFSAVDNLLTGEENLRLMADLNHLSKADGRRKAAELLERLELTEAARKPVATYSGGMRRRLDLAMTLVGNPRLIFLDEPTTGLDPRSRRGMWRIVRELVDGGVTVFLTTQYLEEADELADRIAVLEGGRLVAQGTSEELKRRIPGGHVELRFDEPEIFRAAQRVLGRAAYRDGDAMSLRVGNDGSVRQLKALLDLLDSEAIEVEGLSVHTPDLDDVFLALTGDPDDKKVTAR; from the coding sequence ATGACGAACAAGACCGCACGGCCTGCGATCGCGGTGAGCGGGTTACGGAAAGCGTTCGGTGACAAGGTGGTGTTGGACGGAATCGACCTGACGGTCGCGCAGGGCACGATCTTCTCATTGCTTGGCGCCAACGGCGCAGGCAAGACGACGATGGTCAAGATCCTGTCCACACTGCTCGCCGCGACCGGCGGCCACGCCGAGGTCGCAGGGCACGACGTGGCTTCCGACCCGGATTCGGTGCGGGCGGCGATCGGGGTGACCGGCCAGTTCTCAGCGGTGGACAACCTGCTCACCGGCGAGGAGAACCTGCGGTTGATGGCCGACCTGAACCATCTGTCCAAAGCCGACGGACGGCGGAAGGCGGCCGAACTGCTGGAGCGGCTCGAGCTCACCGAAGCGGCACGGAAACCGGTGGCCACGTACTCGGGTGGTATGCGTCGGCGGCTCGACCTGGCGATGACACTCGTGGGCAACCCCCGACTGATCTTCTTGGACGAACCGACCACGGGACTGGACCCGCGCAGCAGGCGGGGGATGTGGCGCATCGTACGGGAACTCGTGGACGGCGGCGTGACGGTCTTCCTGACGACGCAGTACCTGGAGGAGGCCGACGAACTGGCCGACCGCATCGCGGTGCTCGAGGGCGGCAGGCTGGTCGCGCAGGGCACCTCGGAGGAGCTGAAGCGCCGGATTCCCGGTGGCCACGTCGAGCTTCGCTTCGACGAACCCGAAATCTTCCGAGCCGCGCAACGAGTTCTCGGCCGGGCGGCCTACCGCGACGGCGACGCGATGTCGTTGCGGGTGGGTAACGACGGCAGCGTCCGGCAACTGAAGGCGCTGCTGGACCTGCTCGACAGCGAAGCGATCGAGGTGGAAGGGCTTTCCGTGCACACCCCCGATCTGGATGACGTTTTCCTCGCCCTCACCGGCGATCCCGACGACAAGAAGGTGACAGCCCGATGA